From a region of the Sminthopsis crassicaudata isolate SCR6 chromosome 6, ASM4859323v1, whole genome shotgun sequence genome:
- the LOC141547093 gene encoding olfactory receptor 5M5-like codes for MARGNHTAVTEFVLMGFTDRPELQVPLFVVFLAIYLITLIGNLGMIVLIKLDSRLHVPMYYFLSHLAFIDLCYSSSIGPKMLQNLIVKKKTISFSGCFAQLYFSSAFATTECFLLATMAYDRYMAICNPLIYTAIMTKRVCSELVIGVYTYGFLNSIIQTILTFQLSFCESNVIHHFYCADPPLLALSCSDTHSKEKQLLIFSALNLTSSLLTVLVSYICILVSILKIHSSEGKCKAFSTCASHLTVVIIFYGTLFFMYLRQPRAGNSWKYNKVISVFYSLVIPMLNPLIYSLRNTEVKDTLKKILEGKRSQ; via the coding sequence ATGGCCCGAGGAAATCATACTGCTGTGACAGAATTTGTTCTCATGGGATTCACAGATCGTCCAGAGCTTCAGGTTCCCCTCTTTGTTGTGTTCCTAGCAATTTACCTCATCACTCTCATTGGAAACCTTGGAATGATTGTCCTAATCAAGCTTGATTCACGACTTCATGTTCCCATGTATTATTTTCTTAGTCACCTTGCCTTTATTGATCTCTGTTACTCATCTTCAATTGGACCCAAGATGCTACAAAACTTAATTGTGAAGAAGaaaaccatttccttctcaggatGCTTTGCACAGCTGTACTTCTCAAGTGCTTTTGCTACAACAGAGTGTTTCCTGTTGGCTACAATGGCCTATGACCGTTACATGGCTATTTGCAACCCTCTGATTTACACGGCCATCATGACTAAAAGGGTCTGTAGTGAATTGGTGATTGGTGTATACACCTATGGTTTCTTGAACTCAATAATACAGACCATTCTGACTTTTCAATTATCCTTTTGTGAGTCCAATGTCATCCATCACTTCTACTGTGCTGACCCACCACTTCTAGCACTGTCCTGTTCAGACACTCACTCTAAGGAGAAACAGCTCTTGATCTTCTCTGCTTTAAATCTAACTAGTTCTCTTCTGACTGTTCTTGTTTCCTATATTTGCATCCTGGTTTCCATTCTGAAGATCCATTCCTCTGAGGGTAAGTGCAAAGCCTTCTCCACCTGTGCCTCCCACTTGACAGTGGTCATCATCTTCTATGGGACTCTCTTCTTCATGTATCTCCGGCAGCCAAGAGCAGGAAATTCCTGGAAATATAACAAAGTCATCTCTGTGTTTTATAGTCTTGTCATTCCCATGCTAAACCCACTGATCTACAGCCTCAGGAACACAGAAGTGAAGGATACTCTAAAAAAGATCCTAGAGGGGAAAAGGTCACAATGA